One region of Metallosphaera sedula DSM 5348 genomic DNA includes:
- a CDS encoding hydrogenase maturation protease yields the protein MRVLIAGVGNIFMGDDGCGSIVAEALKGCVSGAEVIDIGTGGLPLTDYLENFDVVILVDAAVIDEDVKVIEVTDEMNPDSVGEGVLSLLFGGSHGLGVMDLLNFLKIRERKPKVLIVGCRPISVEVRMGLSEGMTANCLKALDEIARLGSKFNVEIDLEKARTKLLGLKG from the coding sequence ATGAGAGTGCTCATAGCTGGGGTTGGAAATATTTTCATGGGAGATGATGGATGTGGAAGTATCGTGGCTGAGGCCCTTAAGGGTTGCGTTAGTGGGGCTGAGGTAATTGATATTGGAACGGGTGGACTTCCGCTCACGGATTACTTGGAGAACTTTGACGTTGTTATACTAGTAGACGCTGCCGTAATTGATGAGGATGTTAAAGTTATAGAAGTTACCGATGAGATGAACCCAGATAGTGTAGGGGAAGGAGTTCTGTCCCTTTTATTCGGGGGATCGCATGGTCTGGGGGTAATGGATTTACTTAATTTCTTAAAGATAAGGGAGAGAAAACCCAAGGTCCTAATAGTGGGGTGTAGGCCCATAAGCGTGGAGGTTAGAATGGGTCTTTCGGAGGGTATGACAGCGAACTGTCTTAAGGCGTTGGATGAGATCGCAAGGTTAGGCTCAAAATTTAATGTGGAAATAGACCTGGAAAAAGCTAGGACAAAACTGTTGGGTTTGAAGGGTTAA
- a CDS encoding PTO1314 family radical SAM protein, which yields MSIFRPMILGNLKRGLLGLGIRKLPLIGGHKLLYTCNLRCEMCPFWRRKDEKLLSLEEEILMLKSLERAGVLFMGFEGGEPLLRKDLEQILEESYIRFHTSLVTNGWLLKERVRSLSEYLDHLFVSIDGIGEVHDKMRGIPGSFERAVEGIREAKRYLPVSISFTITKKNIDQVRDVVELSRKLGVGISVQVEYDYSTAEKLSPDKSQLYDALKMLIELKRRGYPIVESLDYFEAILNSWYNRIPWKCKPWLTVNVDPQGRIVQPCYVLNEYSGKYKVWEIDIVKLWNTYPWSEYENCNKCALACYLEPSLFSWSNREMVKEKIVNNMVSYVRDLIHI from the coding sequence ATGTCTATTTTTAGACCAATGATTCTAGGTAATTTGAAGAGGGGTCTTTTGGGCCTTGGAATAAGGAAATTACCCCTCATAGGCGGGCATAAGCTGTTGTACACTTGTAACCTTAGATGTGAGATGTGTCCCTTCTGGAGAAGAAAGGATGAGAAACTGCTCTCTCTAGAGGAGGAAATTTTAATGTTGAAATCGCTGGAGAGAGCCGGCGTCTTATTCATGGGGTTTGAGGGAGGGGAACCGTTATTGAGAAAAGACCTGGAGCAAATTCTGGAGGAGTCGTACATAAGGTTTCATACTTCTCTTGTGACCAATGGATGGTTACTAAAGGAAAGGGTTAGAAGCTTGAGTGAATATCTGGATCATTTATTCGTATCCATTGACGGAATAGGTGAAGTACATGATAAGATGAGAGGCATTCCAGGATCCTTTGAGAGAGCTGTAGAGGGTATAAGGGAGGCCAAAAGATATTTGCCCGTGTCAATTAGCTTCACAATAACCAAAAAGAACATAGATCAAGTCAGGGATGTCGTGGAACTCTCGAGAAAGCTCGGTGTGGGAATAAGCGTCCAGGTGGAGTATGACTATTCCACTGCTGAGAAGTTGAGCCCGGATAAGAGCCAACTTTACGACGCACTGAAGATGCTCATCGAGCTGAAAAGAAGAGGTTATCCAATAGTTGAGTCGCTAGACTACTTTGAAGCTATACTTAACTCTTGGTACAATCGAATACCGTGGAAATGTAAGCCTTGGCTGACCGTGAACGTGGATCCTCAAGGAAGAATAGTTCAACCATGTTACGTGCTAAACGAGTATAGTGGAAAATATAAGGTCTGGGAGATAGACATAGTTAAGCTGTGGAATACGTACCCCTGGAGTGAATATGAAAACTGTAACAAATGCGCTCTGGCCTGCTATCTTGAACCATCTCTGTTCAGTTGGTCTAACAGAGAAATGGTAAAGGAGAAAATAGTAAATAACATGGTAAGCTATGTTCGCGATCTTATACATATTTAG
- a CDS encoding hydrogenase maturation nickel metallochaperone HypA/HybF, producing the protein MHEWSIADAILRTVEDMIEGKEGKVSKIVLGIPSISFLDVEILTEAFDELKKNTSLSNSRLEVKIRAPVFTCHRCGSTFSLDEIKSQVDGLRSEFGEEYPLHLIPMLGPSFLRCPHCGSHDISGNDDIVVERVEFEPTVEPS; encoded by the coding sequence ATGCATGAGTGGTCCATAGCTGATGCTATCTTGCGTACGGTAGAGGATATGATAGAGGGAAAGGAGGGAAAAGTCTCCAAAATAGTACTGGGTATTCCTAGCATATCTTTTCTGGACGTGGAGATATTAACTGAAGCATTTGATGAACTTAAGAAAAACACAAGTTTAAGCAACTCTCGGCTGGAGGTTAAGATAAGGGCGCCAGTTTTTACATGTCACAGGTGTGGATCTACCTTCTCCTTAGACGAGATAAAATCTCAAGTAGACGGCTTGAGGTCTGAATTTGGCGAGGAGTATCCGCTTCATCTCATTCCCATGTTAGGCCCTTCGTTCTTAAGATGCCCCCACTGTGGTTCCCACGACATTTCGGGGAACGATGACATAGTTGTGGAGAGGGTTGAATTTGAACCCACTGTTGAACCTAGCTAG
- the malA gene encoding alpha-glucosidase MalA, which translates to MIKAFEKEGTYQFLINDPFPPVDFQFQGKLSYKSLQDFDLELEEEEGLTLIKPLGIKDHVLGHGEKAFELDRKRGKYVMYNVDAGAYHKYSDPMYVNIPFMIVVRGGVATGYFVNSASRLVFDVGRDHYDEIRITIPEDYVELYVFEGPRIEQVIERYVSLTGLPFLPPEWALGYMISRYSYYPDTHILELLDLLRKDGFPVSAIFLDIDFMDQFKLFTWHPKRFPDPKKFLEEVHSRGVKVITIVDHSVRADQNYEVFKLGLGKYCETENGDLFVGKLWPGNCVYPDFFREDARGWWAELVREWVEQGIDGIWLDMNEPTDFTELFRLRQACRDFQVRETPFSYVFPENVVHVLKGRKVKHGKVRNAYPYYEAMATFDGVSRARREMFILSRSGYAGIQRYAGIWTGDNTASWNQLKLQLQLVLGLSMSGVPYVGMDIGGFQGREFPEIENSPEMLVRHFQLAMFFPFFRTHKSKDGVDSEPVFLPSMYKEKVKRVMETRKMFLPYLYALAEEAHRTGHPIIRPLFYEYQEDEDTYRIDDEYLVGKFLLYAPLMGREDSRDVYLPEKWADFWTGEVMQGWVRSKDELPIYVREGAIIPLSDHGLLVYGNGEYEYWGTKIVSTDNIVTFSPPVYIKSLIRIDENGRRMISVNSEVTAIRIK; encoded by the coding sequence ATGATAAAGGCTTTTGAGAAGGAAGGAACTTACCAGTTCCTTATAAACGATCCCTTCCCTCCAGTTGATTTCCAATTTCAGGGAAAGCTTAGCTACAAATCCCTGCAGGATTTCGATCTCGAGCTCGAGGAGGAGGAAGGGCTAACCCTCATCAAACCCCTAGGCATCAAGGATCACGTTTTAGGACACGGAGAGAAGGCCTTTGAACTGGATAGAAAACGAGGTAAATACGTGATGTATAACGTCGATGCTGGGGCATATCACAAGTACTCCGACCCCATGTACGTGAACATTCCCTTCATGATAGTGGTGAGAGGAGGAGTTGCCACAGGCTATTTCGTCAACTCGGCCTCCAGGTTAGTCTTTGACGTGGGAAGGGATCACTACGACGAAATAAGGATAACCATACCCGAGGATTACGTGGAACTCTACGTCTTTGAGGGACCTAGAATAGAACAGGTGATCGAGAGATATGTATCCCTCACGGGGTTACCCTTCCTTCCCCCTGAGTGGGCCCTTGGTTACATGATATCGAGGTACTCATATTACCCTGACACCCACATCCTAGAACTTCTTGACCTACTCAGGAAGGATGGGTTTCCCGTGTCGGCAATCTTCCTGGACATCGATTTCATGGATCAATTCAAGTTGTTTACCTGGCACCCCAAGAGGTTCCCTGACCCGAAGAAATTCCTTGAGGAAGTTCACTCGAGAGGGGTCAAGGTAATCACGATCGTGGACCACAGCGTGAGGGCAGACCAGAACTACGAGGTATTCAAGTTGGGACTCGGTAAGTACTGTGAGACGGAGAACGGAGACCTGTTCGTGGGGAAACTGTGGCCAGGTAACTGTGTGTACCCTGACTTCTTCCGAGAGGATGCCCGAGGGTGGTGGGCAGAACTAGTAAGGGAGTGGGTGGAGCAGGGGATAGACGGAATCTGGTTGGACATGAACGAGCCAACGGACTTCACGGAGCTTTTCAGGTTGAGGCAAGCCTGTAGGGACTTCCAGGTTAGGGAGACTCCTTTCTCCTACGTCTTTCCCGAGAACGTGGTACACGTCCTGAAAGGGAGGAAAGTCAAACACGGGAAGGTCAGGAACGCGTATCCCTATTATGAGGCCATGGCCACCTTTGATGGGGTGTCGAGGGCGAGAAGGGAGATGTTTATCTTAAGTAGGTCGGGCTACGCAGGGATCCAAAGATACGCGGGAATCTGGACAGGGGATAATACCGCCTCCTGGAATCAGCTGAAGTTACAGCTACAGCTAGTTTTAGGGCTTTCGATGTCCGGTGTACCTTACGTCGGAATGGACATAGGAGGATTTCAGGGTAGAGAATTTCCAGAGATCGAGAACTCGCCTGAGATGCTCGTTAGGCACTTTCAGTTGGCGATGTTCTTTCCCTTCTTCAGGACGCATAAGAGCAAGGATGGAGTAGATAGTGAACCTGTGTTCCTACCTAGCATGTACAAGGAGAAGGTGAAGAGGGTCATGGAGACCAGAAAAATGTTCCTGCCCTACCTTTACGCACTGGCTGAGGAGGCGCATAGAACTGGACATCCCATAATCAGGCCTCTCTTTTACGAGTATCAGGAAGACGAGGACACCTACAGGATCGATGACGAGTATCTAGTGGGGAAATTCCTATTGTATGCCCCTCTCATGGGGAGAGAGGATAGCAGGGACGTGTACCTTCCTGAAAAGTGGGCAGACTTCTGGACTGGGGAAGTAATGCAGGGATGGGTAAGATCCAAAGATGAGTTGCCAATCTACGTTAGGGAGGGAGCCATAATTCCCCTGTCAGATCATGGACTGTTAGTGTATGGAAACGGGGAGTACGAGTATTGGGGAACCAAGATAGTTTCCACAGACAACATAGTTACATTCTCACCTCCAGTCTACATCAAGTCGTTGATACGTATTGATGAAAACGGTAGAAGAATGATTAGTGTTAATTCCGAGGTTACAGCAATAAGGATTAAGTAA
- a CDS encoding P-loop NTPase: protein MNPLLNLARKKLQGRKTIAVMSAKGGVGKSVVSSLLAIALSREYNTLLIDLDIHTMALPKLFGYEGSLHEVRKEGIVPFTINEKLKLLTLGGVVRNKTVILPGRNQEKVMESLLGTGAINEELVIFDLPPGLGDEILVLEKVTDFLPVVVTNPSELSVKVVKYLLDYLAELGKDPLLVANMSYIKCGSQIIRPFGNLSLHGMGRKQPQIIELPMDETLNEFIGKIHEYKGELLDGINKLSIMINERMHQT from the coding sequence TTGAACCCACTGTTGAACCTAGCTAGGAAAAAACTTCAGGGAAGGAAGACCATCGCAGTCATGAGTGCTAAGGGAGGAGTTGGAAAGAGTGTAGTCTCCTCTTTACTTGCCATCGCGCTTTCGAGGGAGTATAACACCTTACTTATTGATCTTGACATACACACTATGGCACTCCCAAAGCTGTTCGGATATGAGGGATCGCTTCATGAAGTTAGAAAAGAGGGTATAGTACCTTTCACGATAAATGAGAAATTGAAATTACTAACGTTGGGTGGAGTGGTCAGGAATAAGACGGTGATATTACCGGGGAGGAACCAGGAAAAGGTTATGGAATCTCTATTGGGAACAGGGGCCATTAATGAGGAGCTAGTAATCTTTGATTTACCACCTGGTCTAGGGGACGAAATCTTAGTACTGGAGAAGGTTACGGATTTCCTTCCAGTGGTTGTTACCAATCCGTCAGAGCTCTCAGTTAAAGTAGTGAAGTATCTTCTGGATTACCTAGCCGAACTGGGAAAAGATCCATTACTAGTTGCGAATATGTCATATATTAAATGCGGGTCACAGATAATTAGGCCTTTTGGAAATTTGAGTCTACATGGAATGGGGAGAAAGCAACCTCAAATAATTGAGCTACCAATGGATGAAACTCTAAATGAATTTATAGGTAAGATCCATGAGTACAAAGGGGAACTATTGGATGGAATAAATAAGCTGAGTATAATGATAAACGAGAGAATGCACCAAACCTAG
- the hypF gene encoding carbamoyltransferase HypF, whose amino-acid sequence MKSFRITASGIVQGVGFRPFVFRTALKSGVSGFVRNLSGSEVEIVIQGSQDSISKFFSLFFLNLPPQSRLEQITITPLEGDILQGFKILKSEKMRYEASQIPPDFSVCSECIREVLDPGNRRYRYPFNSCVNCGPRFSMMRKVPYDRENTAMVEFPLCDECAQEYNDPDNERRFDAQGISCPKCGPRLYIEDMRGNRLEGDPIKLAGKLLTEGKIIAIKGIGGFHIACDPFDDDVVLTLRARKGRPSKPFAVMSISSDIISNFAEINPLEKDILESPERPIVLLKKREDSPISKHVSPGLDREGFFLYYTPLHYMLLSEVKGNTLVMTSANRHGYPMCTTESCVKEKLSGIVDYMLYHDREIVNRVDDSVIKFAGNRLHILRRGRGYAPLWIRMKSKFKTPAIALGAELQNAGALMFDDKVILTQYVGDTDKLENLQEMEKMLNFLMSTYDVRPRVILVDKNPGYQTRYVANRLSEKFSAEIVEVQHHFAHALSVAADHGSDEGVAIAIDGVGYGDDGNAWGGEILLFTGSEYERSYHLKYVPYPGGDVNALRPRRMLAIFLSQVMTLEEAGKIAGLNENEVIMLRSSLRGNRIYTSSTGRFLDAVSAFLGVCDRRTYEGEPAIRLEASASNGKLLDLDIPVVGNEIDTLKAFEWLISEEGKVNDIALTVQYRLGEALAKAALKLNPQVILVSGGAAVNEYILRGLRENSEGIEVITPRRVPSNDGGIALGQAHYLLQRDRAN is encoded by the coding sequence GTGAAATCGTTTAGAATAACAGCATCGGGGATAGTCCAAGGAGTGGGATTTAGGCCATTTGTATTTAGGACTGCATTAAAAAGCGGTGTAAGTGGATTTGTAAGAAATCTGAGCGGAAGTGAAGTGGAAATTGTAATCCAGGGAAGTCAGGATAGTATTTCAAAGTTCTTCTCGCTGTTCTTCCTAAATCTCCCTCCCCAGTCCAGATTAGAGCAAATCACAATAACGCCACTTGAGGGAGATATTCTTCAAGGTTTTAAGATACTAAAGAGCGAGAAAATGAGATACGAGGCAAGTCAAATCCCCCCAGATTTTTCAGTGTGCTCGGAATGCATCAGGGAGGTTTTAGACCCTGGGAACAGACGTTATAGATATCCTTTTAACAGTTGCGTAAATTGTGGCCCTAGATTTTCCATGATGAGGAAGGTTCCATATGATAGGGAAAACACAGCTATGGTGGAGTTCCCCCTATGCGACGAGTGTGCCCAGGAATACAATGATCCAGATAATGAAAGGAGATTTGACGCCCAAGGTATAAGTTGTCCAAAATGTGGACCTAGGCTTTATATAGAGGATATGCGCGGTAATCGTTTAGAAGGCGACCCCATAAAACTTGCTGGAAAGCTATTGACAGAGGGTAAAATCATCGCCATTAAGGGAATAGGAGGATTTCATATAGCATGCGATCCATTTGATGACGATGTTGTTCTTACATTGAGAGCCAGGAAGGGAAGGCCCTCTAAGCCCTTTGCAGTTATGTCGATTTCCAGTGATATTATATCAAATTTCGCTGAAATAAATCCGCTTGAAAAGGATATCCTAGAATCCCCTGAAAGGCCAATAGTCCTCCTCAAGAAGAGGGAGGATTCGCCGATCTCCAAGCACGTATCTCCTGGACTCGATAGGGAAGGCTTTTTCCTATATTACACGCCACTACACTACATGTTACTTAGCGAAGTTAAGGGTAACACGCTGGTAATGACTAGTGCCAACAGACATGGGTATCCCATGTGTACTACCGAGTCTTGCGTTAAGGAAAAACTCAGTGGTATAGTAGACTACATGCTCTATCATGATAGAGAGATAGTGAACAGGGTGGACGATAGCGTCATTAAATTCGCAGGAAATCGTCTCCATATTCTGAGGAGAGGAAGGGGTTACGCACCTCTCTGGATAAGAATGAAAAGTAAGTTTAAAACCCCCGCAATAGCCCTAGGTGCTGAACTCCAAAATGCTGGCGCACTCATGTTTGACGACAAGGTTATATTAACTCAATATGTGGGCGACACTGATAAACTGGAAAATCTTCAAGAAATGGAGAAAATGCTCAACTTCCTAATGAGCACGTATGATGTAAGGCCTAGGGTAATCCTTGTGGACAAGAACCCTGGATATCAGACTAGATACGTTGCCAATAGGTTATCGGAGAAGTTCTCGGCTGAAATAGTCGAGGTACAACATCATTTTGCCCACGCACTAAGCGTGGCTGCAGATCATGGCTCAGACGAAGGTGTGGCTATCGCCATTGACGGTGTCGGATACGGAGACGATGGTAACGCTTGGGGAGGGGAGATTTTGCTATTTACAGGCAGCGAATACGAAAGGTCCTATCATTTGAAATACGTTCCATATCCTGGGGGTGACGTTAATGCGCTGAGACCTAGGAGAATGTTGGCCATATTCCTTTCTCAGGTAATGACATTAGAGGAGGCCGGGAAAATTGCAGGCCTCAATGAGAATGAGGTAATAATGCTGAGAAGCTCTCTGAGAGGAAATAGAATATACACCTCAAGTACCGGTAGATTCCTGGATGCTGTTTCGGCCTTCCTTGGCGTATGTGATAGGAGGACATACGAGGGAGAGCCTGCGATAAGGTTAGAGGCCTCAGCTAGCAATGGAAAGTTGCTGGACTTGGATATACCTGTAGTAGGTAACGAGATAGACACTCTCAAGGCGTTCGAGTGGCTTATCTCTGAAGAGGGTAAAGTAAACGACATTGCGTTAACAGTTCAGTATAGGCTAGGTGAAGCCTTAGCGAAGGCTGCATTGAAGCTAAATCCTCAAGTTATCCTGGTCTCAGGAGGCGCAGCTGTAAATGAGTATATTTTAAGGGGCTTAAGAGAAAATTCGGAAGGCATAGAGGTGATAACGCCAAGGAGAGTTCCATCTAATGATGGGGGGATTGCATTGGGGCAAGCCCATTATCTACTGCAGCGGGATAGAGCTAATTAA
- a CDS encoding HypC/HybG/HupF family hydrogenase formation chaperone produces the protein MSEYDPYDMAIVGLIVEANGETAVVDFGGIRREIELGLVDAKKGDLVLVHGGYAIKKISPDKIEESLLSLLNQLKRDLD, from the coding sequence ATGTCTGAGTACGACCCCTACGACATGGCTATTGTGGGCTTAATAGTGGAAGCGAACGGCGAGACTGCAGTGGTTGACTTCGGTGGAATTAGAAGGGAAATAGAGTTGGGGCTTGTGGATGCTAAGAAAGGTGATCTCGTACTAGTTCACGGCGGTTACGCCATTAAAAAGATAAGCCCAGATAAGATAGAAGAAAGCCTTCTATCTCTACTAAATCAACTGAAGAGAGATCTAGATTAA
- a CDS encoding class I SAM-dependent methyltransferase: MSSFDKFSEKYDTWFLNNRNVLMSELLLVEKMLRGERKILSVGCGSGLFESLLRERGIMIEDCVEPSEMGKIAEARGLRVKRGYAEELPVHEKYDAVLMNGVIHYLRDPAKALLEANRVLREGGHLILCWVAGEGSYGLLYRLASLVGWKELEGVSPKSPYPLEFVREAKWQTVGEVRSLLRNAGFEEVLIMQTLTRHPKYSNDEAEDPSQGYDRGDYVCIKARKT; this comes from the coding sequence ATGTCCAGCTTTGATAAGTTCTCTGAAAAATACGACACGTGGTTCCTCAATAACAGGAATGTGTTAATGTCAGAGCTCTTGCTTGTCGAGAAAATGTTGAGAGGGGAAAGGAAAATACTCAGCGTTGGATGCGGTAGCGGGCTCTTTGAATCGCTTCTAAGAGAGAGGGGGATAATGATAGAGGACTGTGTGGAACCCTCAGAGATGGGTAAGATTGCCGAGGCTAGGGGCCTGAGGGTGAAGAGAGGTTACGCGGAGGAGCTTCCTGTCCATGAGAAATATGACGCGGTGTTAATGAACGGGGTTATTCACTACCTCAGGGATCCAGCGAAGGCCTTACTTGAGGCTAACAGGGTGCTCAGGGAAGGAGGACATCTAATCCTCTGCTGGGTTGCCGGAGAAGGATCATATGGACTCCTGTATAGGCTGGCGTCACTAGTGGGTTGGAAAGAGCTAGAGGGAGTTTCGCCAAAATCTCCTTATCCTCTCGAATTTGTGAGGGAAGCTAAATGGCAAACAGTGGGGGAAGTCAGGTCACTTCTCAGGAATGCAGGGTTTGAGGAGGTGTTGATAATGCAGACCTTAACGAGACATCCAAAGTACTCTAACGATGAGGCAGAGGATCCCTCGCAGGGTTATGATAGGGGAGACTATGTATGTATAAAGGCCAGGAAAACATAG
- a CDS encoding nickel-dependent hydrogenase large subunit, protein MLNPLALDTIDLKVKISDGKVVYAKSSGNKLRGYERMFIGKDPRELPDIIPRVLSTCAQSHTFAYIKAVGNNNLDLIGNLMVSLEIIESNIKHPYAYWLPYLGGVEYEFPGGKKFRKVSHASRKIRAIMEKIGGKWPSVDYVKKGTKLSFTREELKDVISFLESDMLGMSLQDFLGIKELEELRGDIRYLNAEYWRAGLGRYASAWAQLDVSKIDDQGDRVLYDGTLVEVGPLAQALTFDDMIVKLHRDMGPSPLLRELARVRVAAKLILGLQDLEIESEGLHIRGDGIGYLESIRGVLVHQVKVKDKVVEYRVIQPTTFNASPGGALENAVLGIPVRNYRNPWEISLAVSSLDSCFITNVEVYLDDKYLFTKRVGGFC, encoded by the coding sequence ATGTTAAATCCATTAGCATTAGATACTATCGATCTAAAGGTGAAAATTAGCGATGGTAAGGTAGTATATGCCAAGTCATCTGGAAATAAACTGAGGGGATACGAAAGGATGTTTATCGGTAAGGATCCGAGGGAACTCCCAGATATTATCCCTAGGGTACTCTCTACATGCGCGCAGTCCCATACCTTTGCCTACATCAAGGCTGTGGGAAACAATAACTTGGATCTTATAGGAAATCTAATGGTGAGTCTAGAGATAATCGAAAGTAACATAAAACATCCCTACGCGTATTGGCTGCCGTATTTGGGTGGGGTAGAGTATGAGTTTCCAGGGGGGAAGAAATTCAGGAAGGTATCCCACGCAAGCAGAAAAATAAGGGCTATAATGGAGAAAATAGGCGGAAAATGGCCCTCAGTGGACTACGTCAAAAAGGGCACTAAGCTATCCTTTACCAGGGAGGAACTGAAGGATGTAATAAGTTTCCTCGAAAGCGACATGCTGGGCATGAGTCTCCAGGACTTCTTGGGTATTAAAGAGCTAGAGGAGCTTAGAGGGGATATTAGATATCTTAATGCGGAGTACTGGAGAGCCGGTTTAGGAAGATACGCGTCAGCGTGGGCCCAACTGGATGTCTCCAAGATAGATGACCAGGGTGATAGGGTATTGTATGACGGGACATTGGTTGAAGTTGGACCGCTGGCACAAGCTCTCACATTTGACGACATGATAGTTAAACTACATAGGGATATGGGACCATCGCCTCTATTGAGGGAATTGGCTAGAGTTAGGGTAGCAGCTAAATTGATACTTGGTTTACAGGATCTAGAAATTGAGTCCGAAGGATTGCATATACGCGGAGATGGAATTGGATATCTAGAGTCCATAAGGGGAGTTCTAGTTCATCAGGTGAAGGTAAAGGACAAGGTGGTTGAGTACAGAGTGATTCAACCCACAACATTTAATGCCTCTCCTGGAGGAGCGTTGGAAAATGCCGTTTTGGGAATTCCGGTTCGTAACTATAGAAATCCGTGGGAGATTTCCCTAGCCGTGAGCTCCTTGGATTCCTGTTTCATTACTAATGTTGAGGTTTATCTGGATGACAAATACCTATTTACCAAGAGAGTAGGAGGGTTTTGCTGA
- a CDS encoding type II toxin-antitoxin system VapC family toxin — protein MEKEKCLDTDALILVYSRNLKGKVSGYYTTCISLFEFLRGIAFLGKDVADFKRDLEENFTVLCLDNRSVMTASKIYAELRREGRPLSDPDLIIGSICIANGLTLVTNNARHFSRLKKYGLEVLSSDDLL, from the coding sequence GTGGAGAAGGAGAAGTGCCTAGACACTGACGCCCTAATACTCGTATACTCAAGGAATCTCAAGGGAAAGGTTTCAGGATACTATACAACTTGTATCTCGCTCTTTGAATTTCTGAGGGGAATAGCGTTCCTGGGAAAGGATGTAGCAGACTTCAAGCGAGATCTCGAGGAGAATTTTACGGTTCTCTGTCTAGATAACAGGTCCGTGATGACGGCCTCCAAAATTTACGCTGAGCTAAGGAGAGAGGGAAGACCCTTAAGCGACCCAGACCTCATCATAGGTAGCATCTGCATCGCAAATGGGCTCACGCTGGTCACGAATAACGCGCGCCACTTTTCTAGGTTGAAGAAATACGGACTAGAGGTTCTCAGCTCAGATGACCTACTCTAA
- a CDS encoding HypC/HybG/HupF family hydrogenase formation chaperone: MCLSFPARVVQVEDPIAFVDYGNNVIEPVLLNGFEDIKEGDYVVVSYGMIMEKISEEEFREMLKYEEELARVVQDV, encoded by the coding sequence ATGTGTCTAAGTTTCCCAGCAAGAGTGGTACAGGTAGAGGATCCTATAGCTTTCGTCGATTATGGAAACAATGTCATTGAACCTGTCTTACTTAACGGTTTTGAAGACATTAAAGAGGGAGATTATGTCGTGGTTAGTTATGGAATGATAATGGAGAAAATAAGCGAGGAAGAGTTTAGAGAGATGCTCAAATATGAGGAAGAATTGGCGAGAGTGGTTCAAGATGTCTGA